The sequence TGCTTAAATGTCCCAAAAGCTGGACATCTATCAAAGTGCTCTCTTCTTGAGGTGTGTCGTTTTCACAGGAAAAAAAGATAAAGCCAGATAGAACTAAAAAAACTGAAAAAATAACTTTCCTCATCATACCCTCCTCCTATATACCGGCTATTACTTCTATTTCTACAAGTGCTCCCTTCGGAAGATTAGAAACCTCCACCGTTGCCCTTGCAGGCTTATGCTCTTTAAAATATCTGCCGTAAATCTCATTCATTTTCTGAAAATCATTTATGTCTTTTAAGTATATAGTTGTTTTTATAACATGGTTAAAGTTAAGACCTGCTTCTTCAAGTATTGCTTTTATATTTTCCATAACTCTTTCTGTCTGCTTTTCTATATTTCCCCCTATAAACTCCTGAGTTTCTGGATCTATCGCTATCTGACCAGAGATAAAAAGGAGATTTTCATATTTTACAGCCTGTGAGTATGGGCCTATTGCTTTTGGTGCTTTTTCTGTTTCTACTATCTGCATCTCAATCCTCCAACTCCTCAAGTTTTATTTTTCCTTCATACAGAGCTTTTCCAACAACAACGCCATAAACACCAAATTCTTTTAGCTGGTATAGTTTTTTTACATCCTCTATACTCCCTACACCCCCAGAAGCTATAACAGGATGTTTCAGGTTCTGGGCAAGGTATTTTGTCCCTTCAACATTTGGACCTACCATAGCCCCATCCCTATTGACATCCGTGTACAAAAAACCCCATATATCAAGTTCATCAAAACGCTTTGCAAACTCAAGGGGTGTAAACTCTGTTTTCTCAAGCCATCCTTTTATAGCAACCTTTCCGTCCTTTGCATCTATCCCAACAATGACCTTTTCTGGAAAAGCATTTACTATTTTCAAGAACTCCTTTTCATTTTGATATGCAAGACTTCCTATAACAACCCTTTCTACTCCAATATTAATCATCGCTTTAACAGCTTCGAAACTTCTCAGACCTCCTCCAAACTCAACAGGAATAGAAATTTCTTTTACAATCTGCTGTACAATTTTATAGTTTTTTGGTTTACCTTCGAAAGCTCCATCAAGATCTACTATATGAAGATGTTTTGCTCCTTTTTCCTCCCACTGTTTTGCTATCTCTACTGGATTATCTCCATAAACTGTTACAGCATCAGGATCTCCTTTGAAAAGCCTTACAGCCTTCCCATCTTTTATATCAACAGCAGGTATAATAAAAGATTTTAATCCCATCAAAACCTCCTAAAATCTGAATACTCTGTAAAAAGATATTAACCCTACAATCACAGATATTACAAGTACCGTAATCCCTAAGGTCTCCTTTCCAGCACTGTAAAAAAGAGCAGAAGATGCTAGCATACCTACAAAAATTATCGCAAGAGCGATCTTGCCTGTCTGGTATTTATAGAATTTCTGAAGCTCTTCTATATCCTTAAACACTATCTGGAATGTGGTTCTTTCTCTTATCAGCAGTCTGTATAGATTTTCTATCTTAAATATCAGATAAAAGGCAAGTTCTGCAGCATCTCTTATTTCGGCAGCTTTTTCCTTTATATAGTCTTTAGTTGAGACTCCTATAAAGTTTTTTAATCTCTCGGTAGGATTAAACGTTGGGTGGAGTTTTCTTACTGTTCCTTCTAAATTCAGGGCAGCCTTTCCCAGATAAGCTATGTCATTGGGAAGTTTAAGATGGTTTTCCCTTATAAATCCTATGATATCTTCTATCATCTCTCTCAGGTTTATCTCATCAAGCCTTTTATTGTGGTACTTTTCGAGGAAAAACTGCAGGTCAGCCTCAAAGTTGGCAAAATCTGTCTTCGGAGTAAACATATTAAACCCTTCGTAAAACTGTATGGCAAGATTCAGGTCAAGGGTTGTAACGGCAATGATATAATCGAAAAAATATTTCATCTTCGTTTTTGATAAAAAAGCGATCATTCCAAAATCTACAGCAACAATAGTTCCGTCATCTAAAACAAAAAGATTTCCCGGATGGGGATCTGCATGATATATACCATCTTTAAAAACCATTTTAAAGTAAGCATCAGTCAGTCTTATAGCTATATCAACCGGATCTAACCCTTTTTTCTTTAAGGTCTCAACATCTGATATTTTTGTTCCTTCTATAAATTCTGTTATCAAAATCTCGGAAGTTGATATATCAAAAAAGCAGTTAGGAACTTTAAATCCAGGGTAGTTTTTAAAATTTTCCTGAAAGATTTTTATATTCTGGGCTTCTATAGAAAAATCAGCTTCCTGAAGAGTTGTTCTTTTGAACTGATGTATAACTCCTTTAAGGTTAAAGTCCTTCACACCTTCAAAATGTCTTTCTAAAAAATCTACCACCATGTACATAAGCTCTGAATCAAGCTCTATTATTTCCTCAAGGTTCGGTCTCCTCACCTTTACTGCAACTTTTTCTCCTGTTTTTAGATATCCAACATGAACCTGTGATATAGACGCTGAGGCGAGGGGATTAGGATCAATATAAGAAAAGATGTCCTCAAGTCTATTCCCGTAGTTTCTCCTGAGTGTTTCTTCGATAATTTTAAAATCGATAGGGGCTACCCTGTCCTGTAGTTTTATAAGCTCATCTATTATATAAACAGGAACTATATCCGGCCTTGTACTGAGTATCTGACCAAGCTTTATAAATGAAGGTCCCAGTTTTTCAAGGGCTTCTCTAATTTTTCTCGGTTTTGCTCCCGGTTCAACCTCTAAACCAAGTAAAAGTTTAAAATATTCGTAAATATTGTAAAATCCAAGTTTTGACAGAGTTAACGTTATCTCTTTAAATCTTTTTATAAGCTTGATCTTCTTTTTAAACATCTATCCCCTGCTCTGATAATAACTCCTTCATCTGTTTTGCCACATTCTGTATCTCCCACTGGGCATGGGGATCCGTTCTTTTGATGATAAAATCTTTTATCCAGCTTACCGTTCCGGAAACAACAATAGTAGTTTTTCTACCATGGGGAAGTATAAAACGGGCATCTTCCCTTTTTATTTTTCCCGAATAAACTGAAAAGTCGTAAACAGCTTCACATAGCTGATCAGTCAGTAAGAATATATCTTCGAGGGTTGCTTCTTCTTTTTTCTCAAACTCTTTTATAAACTGTTCCATTCTGCTGATAACTGCATTTCTCAAACTTTCTTTAGTATCGGCTTCTTCGATAATCTGTCTGTATCCTTCAATCAGTGACAGATAATAGGATATATACTCCTTTCTTAGAGAAATATCTGTTCCTTTCACTGAAGGAGGAATTATAAGGAGATTTTGATCCTCTTTTACATATCTCTGGCTTCTCTGACTGTAGTTTAATGCTGTATGTCTTACAAGCTGATGTGTCATTGTTCTTGACACGTTATCTATATAAAAAACAGCATAACCGTCATATTCTCTGATAAGACCTATGAGGGTTGTATTTCCCTGTGAACCTAACGGTTCGATTGGAATATCAAACTCTGCCATTTTCTCAAAAGTTTTGTAATACTCTGCTTCATCTTTGTCAAGCATATCCTCAAGGTAATGTCTGAGGGAAACACCTACAACTGTCGGATATTCAGGATTATAATGGGATTTGAATTTTGTTGATGCTATCTTCAGTGCGAGTATACCTGCTTTTTCCCTTTTGGGAAGTGTACATAAAGTTTCCGGCAGGTATTTATCAATTAAAGATTCATCTAATTCAAAAAGATCTTTATAAGCAAAAGAATGGGCAAAAACACTAAAATGTTTATAATTACCTAATTTAGATAAAAACTTTGCTCTATCTTCTCTGCTTGCTACCCGCGGATCATTCAAAAGATAATCAAGATCTCCTGAAGAGTAACAGGTTCGTGCTCCAATAGCTGTATAGGGTATAGACTCTTTAAAATCTTCAAGTTTGAATATCTCTGTTATCAACATTAACAACTCCTTTGAGTAGTTTTTGCTTTATCTCCTCAACGTATAAAACAGCATCTTCTTCTGCTTTAAAAAATTCCTCTATCTTACAGTTCATTTCTTTAAGCTCTTCCTTTAATCTCAAAAAATCCCCTGATTCAAGATACTCACACAATTTTATCATTTTCCCCAATATACCTTCTTCATTTAAAAGAGCAATCTTTATCTGTTCGTCTATATTAAGATCAGACAGAATTTCTTCTCTTGATACTCCAAGTAAAATGTCTATTAGAGATAGTACTCCTGTTAAAAATGCCATATCTGCAAAATTTTTGTCCTGTGTTTTTCTTATGGCTATATTTTCTAATATCTTCCCTCTCATAAGGGCAAGTTCAAGAAGAGGATTGTCTATTCCTCCTACTTTTGCGTCTGCATAAAGCATTAAAAGAACCCATATCTTAAGTCTTTTTACTCCCAGCATCATAATAGCATGCCGTATAGTTTTTATTTTGGATTTGAAACTAAAATAAGCAGAATTAACAAATCTCAGAAGATTAAAGGTAATGTGAACATCACTTTTTATTATTTTCTCTATCTCATCGATAGAAGGATCTTCTCTGTTCAGAACTTTTAAAAGGTTAATCAGTGTAATCTCGTAAGGATCAAATCTTCTGTGGGTTATTATTGACGGTTTTGCAAAAAAATATCCCTGAAAAAGTTCAAACCCGAGGTTATATGTTTCTTCAAAAATATGATGGTTCTCTACCTTTTCTGCAACTAACTTTTTGTTTTCTTTCTTTAAAAAATTTGCAACTCTTTCCAGTTCATCTCCTTTTGTCTCAAGAACATCAACCTTTACATAATCTACATAAGG comes from Persephonella hydrogeniphila and encodes:
- a CDS encoding RidA family protein yields the protein MQIVETEKAPKAIGPYSQAVKYENLLFISGQIAIDPETQEFIGGNIEKQTERVMENIKAILEEAGLNFNHVIKTTIYLKDINDFQKMNEIYGRYFKEHKPARATVEVSNLPKGALVEIEVIAGI
- the hisA gene encoding 1-(5-phosphoribosyl)-5-[(5-phosphoribosylamino)methylideneamino]imidazole-4-carboxamide isomerase, which produces MGLKSFIIPAVDIKDGKAVRLFKGDPDAVTVYGDNPVEIAKQWEEKGAKHLHIVDLDGAFEGKPKNYKIVQQIVKEISIPVEFGGGLRSFEAVKAMINIGVERVVIGSLAYQNEKEFLKIVNAFPEKVIVGIDAKDGKVAIKGWLEKTEFTPLEFAKRFDELDIWGFLYTDVNRDGAMVGPNVEGTKYLAQNLKHPVIASGGVGSIEDVKKLYQLKEFGVYGVVVGKALYEGKIKLEELED
- a CDS encoding ABC1 kinase family protein, coding for MFKKKIKLIKRFKEITLTLSKLGFYNIYEYFKLLLGLEVEPGAKPRKIREALEKLGPSFIKLGQILSTRPDIVPVYIIDELIKLQDRVAPIDFKIIEETLRRNYGNRLEDIFSYIDPNPLASASISQVHVGYLKTGEKVAVKVRRPNLEEIIELDSELMYMVVDFLERHFEGVKDFNLKGVIHQFKRTTLQEADFSIEAQNIKIFQENFKNYPGFKVPNCFFDISTSEILITEFIEGTKISDVETLKKKGLDPVDIAIRLTDAYFKMVFKDGIYHADPHPGNLFVLDDGTIVAVDFGMIAFLSKTKMKYFFDYIIAVTTLDLNLAIQFYEGFNMFTPKTDFANFEADLQFFLEKYHNKRLDEINLREMIEDIIGFIRENHLKLPNDIAYLGKAALNLEGTVRKLHPTFNPTERLKNFIGVSTKDYIKEKAAEIRDAAELAFYLIFKIENLYRLLIRERTTFQIVFKDIEELQKFYKYQTGKIALAIIFVGMLASSALFYSAGKETLGITVLVISVIVGLISFYRVFRF
- a CDS encoding FAD-dependent thymidylate synthase translates to MLITEIFKLEDFKESIPYTAIGARTCYSSGDLDYLLNDPRVASREDRAKFLSKLGNYKHFSVFAHSFAYKDLFELDESLIDKYLPETLCTLPKREKAGILALKIASTKFKSHYNPEYPTVVGVSLRHYLEDMLDKDEAEYYKTFEKMAEFDIPIEPLGSQGNTTLIGLIREYDGYAVFYIDNVSRTMTHQLVRHTALNYSQRSQRYVKEDQNLLIIPPSVKGTDISLRKEYISYYLSLIEGYRQIIEEADTKESLRNAVISRMEQFIKEFEKKEEATLEDIFLLTDQLCEAVYDFSVYSGKIKREDARFILPHGRKTTIVVSGTVSWIKDFIIKRTDPHAQWEIQNVAKQMKELLSEQGIDV
- a CDS encoding EAL and HDOD domain-containing protein produces the protein MEEPFIYLGRQPILDRNKKIVAYEVLYRKTLEAFARIEDENQATSRVIINIFNNIGIKNLTGSKKAFINVNIELLFYDIFEFIPSHNIVIEILENTPVDDKVIQRIKKIKELGFELALDDFVETEDTKKLLPYVDYVKVDVLETKGDELERVANFLKKENKKLVAEKVENHHIFEETYNLGFELFQGYFFAKPSIITHRRFDPYEITLINLLKVLNREDPSIDEIEKIIKSDVHITFNLLRFVNSAYFSFKSKIKTIRHAIMMLGVKRLKIWVLLMLYADAKVGGIDNPLLELALMRGKILENIAIRKTQDKNFADMAFLTGVLSLIDILLGVSREEILSDLNIDEQIKIALLNEEGILGKMIKLCEYLESGDFLRLKEELKEMNCKIEEFFKAEEDAVLYVEEIKQKLLKGVVNVDNRDIQT